ATTAAAAAACTTTTGCTGCTAGGTTTTTGTACAACCATCGGTTTGTCGCTGCTCATCGGAATAGTAGGATATAAATCAGCCTACAATGCGTCAGAACAAATCAATGAACTCATTCACGCTGATATGGCATTCCGTGAACAAACATTAACAATACGGAATCTTATCCAACGGCATCGTCGCTATGAAAAAAATATTTTCATTAATATTGGCAATGCAGAACAACAAAAAAGTTATTTTCAAAAGTTAGAACACGTCAGTCAAGAAACACAACAAGAGCTCAAAACTATATCTCAACTTGAGCCTACCGTTGTTGAATTGACGACAGAAGAACGTAGTGCCATTCAAAACTTAGAGCCTTACTACAAAGCCTACTTGCAGGGTGTTAAACAGGTTGCCCGGCAAGCTATGTCTCAAGACATTACACCTTCTGAAGCAAATGAAAGAATGATGCCTTTCAAAAAGCCATTTCACGATATGGAAGACTCCCTTCGCGAACTTGGCGAGTCCAGTCACAACATTCTCATTGCTGAGGGTAAAGAATCTATGGATCTGCTGCATGAGTCAGAACTCATGCTTATAGGCATCTGTTGTCTAGTTCTCGTATTTGGTATTGCCATCGCAGCATACATCTTCCGCGCAATTAACGGGCCGCTTACTCAGTTGACCAGTTTTGCAAACAGAGTTGCAGATGGAAACCTTAATGCAGAAACTGAAAGCTCTTTCACTGGTGAAATGGCTGTACTCCATAACTCTATCAACCGCATGATTCTTGTCCTCAAAGAAAAACTCGGGTTTGCAGAAGGCGTTCTCAACGCTATTCCTTCGCCTTGCGGCATTGTAGGACCAGACTTCACTATGCTTTGGGTCAACCAGCAGCTGCTCAATTTGCTGGAAAAGAAAGGCTCTCCTGAAAGCTACAAGGGCATAGTCTCCGGTGAGCTTTACTGGGACGATGCAACCAAAGAAACTCTTTCCGACAGAGCAATTAAAGAGCGTAAGCCGCTGCATCTCACATGCGAGCGCCCATTAAAATCAGGTGAATCATTAATGATTGATGCCACAACAACACCTGTTTACGATCTTAACGGCGAAATCCTTGGCTCTGTCTCCTTCTGGTATGATCTCACAGAAGTAACTGCTCAGAAAAAAATTATTGAAGAACAAAACGAGCGCATCAGCAACGCTGCTCAAGAAGCAAGTAGCATTGCCGATCAAGTTGCAGCTGAAGCAAGCCAGCTTGAGATGCAGGTAAACCAGACGACACAAGGAACTGCAATTCAGAGTGACCGCATAGGAGAAACAGCCGCTGCTGTGGAAGAAATGAATGCAACAACCCTTGAAGTTGCAAGCAATGCCGCCCGTGCAGCTGAAGCCGCTGACACATCACAACACATCGCATCCAAAGGTGCAGAGATAGTTCAGGATGTAGTTCAGACAACCGAAGAAGTACAACAGTATGCACAGGAGATGCGGTCGACGATTACAGAACTGGGGACACAAGCTCAGTCTATCGGCAACATTATCAACGTTATTAACGACATTGCAGACCAAACCAACCTGCTAGCACTGAACGCAGCCATCGAGGCAGCTCGCGCAGGCGAAGCCGGACGTGGTTTTGCCGTTGTTGCAGATGAAGTTCGCAAACTTGCAGAAAAAACAATGCAGGCAACCAACGAAGTGGAAACAGTTGTACGCGGCATCCAGACAAGTTCCGGCTCAACTCTAGAACAAATGGAAAAAGTTGCAAGCCACATCGAACACAATACAGAACTTACTGTAGATGCAGGCGAGGCACTTGCGCAAATTGTTGAAGCTGGCACACAGACAGCGGATAGAGTGCGCTCTATTGCAACAGCATCTGAGCAACAATCAGCTGCATCTGAGCAAATAGCCCGTTCTTCTGACGAAGTGAACGCACTTGCGCAGGAAACATCACAAGGCATGCAAGAAGCTTCTCAAGCAGTTACAGCGCTTGCAATGCTTTCGCAAAAGCTTGAAGCTGTCATGCGCGAAATACAGCAATAGCTTTGCACCAAAAGAGGGCATTTTCCCTCCGAGCCTTTTTTTGCTAAACAAACTAAAAGCTCTGAGTCGTATGGCTCGGAGCTTTTTCCTAAACTTGATAACGTAGCACAGAGATGCAACCGTCAAGTTTTCATGATTTAATTTTTATTTACGCAACATAGTTTTTCGCTTTTTGACATGTATTGTGATATTTCTTTTACACGCCAAACACCACAATACATTTCTTTTATATCGCACAAGAACAGTCAGCTTTGCATACCATACGGTTGCAGAGCGGCTCTTTGCTTTACACACGCATCGAATTGTTGGGGAGCACATGAAAAAAGCAACTCTTATTCACTCTGAAATTTCTTATGTCATCGCAAAAATGGGACATTACGATGCTATCACAATCTGCGATGCTGGATTACCTATTCCATCAAATGTGCAGCGCATCGACCTTGCAGTAACACAAGGCATTCCATCTTTTATGGATACACTTAAAGCGATTGCTTCTGAAATGGAAATCGAATCTGTCGAGCTGGCAGAAGAATTTCAAAAAGCAAGCCCAGACCTGCATGAAACCGTAACAGACTACATTGCACTGTTAGCAAAGCTTCGAAGAAAAAAAATCACTACAACCTATTCTAATTACGAAAAATTTAAAAAGCACACGAAACAAAGTCTTGCAATTATCCGTACAGGTGAATGCACTCCATATGCCAACATCACATTGAAATCCGGTGTGGTATTTTAACGGAGCCGTCGCCGCAAGCAGCGGATCACACAAAACGCAAGCAATTAAATAAAAAGACTTTTTTTCAAGTCAGTCGGGAGTGCAAGTCCGTACACGCAGCACAAAAACAAATTGTTGACGTTCTGCTACATATGGACTGCCTCCCGATACTTGCAACAACCAACGCTCACGTTCACATCTACGCATCACCGAATTGCTAAAACGCAAACTCTGATTCTAACGTGAATTCGGCACTATCCCTATCGACTATACAGCCTCAATAAACTCTAGTGTTAGTTTGAAAAGCTTCAAGAATATAAGCAGGTACATGTTCTTCTACTGGATTTTGCTAAATACTATCATATAAAATTGATAGAACAAGTGCCTTAAGAAACAACACCTCTTCCAACCGTAGCGACGTAGATGCACACCTAGAAAACAACTAGTACACCACTATGACACTGCGTTTATTGTAGAAAAAATATTTGTAGTACCCGCCATGCCATATGCATTTACAATTTATCGCAAAATGCTACGCGACATATTACAATAATTTTCCATGCATTCACAACTTGGTATCCGACCATAACTTCTCTCAGCTATCATACTGGAATAAATAGAAGTCAACAACGCGCCAGACGACTTGCAAATAGCCAGACAGTATGCCAAAATCCCGCATACTTTGACGCAATCACATTGACCCTAACTCAAGCAGAGACCCTATGACTCGAGCATCATCCTCCCTACGCACGTTGCTATTAGCAGCCATGGCGCTCTTTTTCTTTTGCGTGTCTTCACCATCACCTGCTCACGCTTCATCACAAGAAATGCGTCTTACTTCTTTTCGTCTTTCTGAAACTGATGGCGCACTCATGCTCAATTTTGGTGTAGGCGTCACCCAGATGGATCAATTGCGTTTACTGCTCACAGAGGGTGTGCAAGTTGAACTTTTCTGCCATGTAAATCTGTCAAAACCACGTTCGTATTGGTTCGGAAAAGGGCTGGCGGAAACCAGTATTGCAAGCCGCTTATACTATGACACACTCACAAAAGATTATTTTTTAACTCTGCCTGACAACAACGCGCCACACCGTAATAAAAGTTTACCTAAGCTGATTGAAGGGGCTTGGAAGTCCATAACTCTTCCTGTGGGAAGTACAACCTTAATGACTTCCGGTGATGATTACAGAGTCACTCTCGATGTTGAAATGGTTAATACCGATGTGCCCGAATGGCTCAGTAAATCATTCTTCTTCTGGTCATGGGATCCAGCACCTCCAATACAATACTCAACGGACTTCACGTACTGATAGTACGTAGGAATACATATGACCCCTACCGATCAGGGCACAATCATCGTTAACGCCATTGACGCGCGTGAAAAAAAACGCCGCAAACGAGAACTCATCGTTGCGGCTGTTGTCTTCCTTGTCATCATCACACTTACATGGATAGAGCTTAAATATCTTGGTGTGGATTCGTATTTTTTCCTCGCCCTGTTCAATTTAAACTTTATTCTTGTCCTGCTTATCCTTTTTATTGTTCTGCGTAACGGGGTCAAACTCATCCTCGAACGCCGCCGCAAAGTACTTGGGTCGCATCTTCGCACACGCCTTGTACTTGTCTTCATGTGCCTTTCTTTAATCCCGACTGCGCTTATGTTTGTTATCAGCACGCAGTTTGTGCAAACATCTGTGGACTACTGGTTCAAAAATCAGGTCGAAACTTCCATGGAAACGGCGCTTGATATTGGACAAGCATTTTATGCGGACTCCTTGAATGACCTTGAGCACTTCAGCGTTAATATTATTGACCAGATTCGTAAGCGAAAATTCGCATGGGGCGGCAAAGGAATGGATAGTTTCCTTGAAGAAAAACGCTCCGAATACAACCTCACGGTTGTTGGCGTTATGTCTCCCAAGCGCACAGAACAAAACTGGCACGGCAAAAAAGATATCGAAAAAGTTTGGGAAGAGACCAAAAGCCGTATCAACTGGGGTAACTTAGAAAAAGACCCCCGATTCTGGTCTCTTATCTGGCCGGGTGCAGCATCAGACTATGCCGTTGGCGTGCTTCCCGTTGATGAAGGTAAAACAGGCTACCTTGTGCTGGTTCGCAGCATCGGCAAAGATACCATGTTCAAACTTGACCGCATTGTACGTGGTCTGGATGAATATAAAAAGCTGCGCACCCTCAAACGACCTCTTAAAATTACGCTCTACTTTATTCTTGGTGTAGTCACCCTGCTTATTATTCTTGGAGCAATGTGGTTCGGGTTCCGCCTTGCAAAAGAGCTTGTTGAACCAATTCTTGCCCTCGGCAAGGCAACGGAACGCATTTCCAAAGGTGACCTTTCTGTACGTTTGGAAGATACATCCAACGACGAGCTGGGCGTACTTGTCGGCTCGTTTAACCGTATGGCAGAAGACCTTGAGCAAAGCCGCAATAGCATTACAGATGCGAACACAAAGCTGGAACATCAAAATCTCGAAAAAGAACAACGTAACAGATACATAGAAGCTGTTCTCGACAATACAGCAGCAGGTGTTGTTTCCGTTGATTCTCTCGGACGAATTTCTACCATCAACAAAGCTGCTGCCTCCATGTTTGGTGTATCTGCCCAGTCACTTATTGGCTGGAACGTGCACACACTTATGAAAACCCGTGTTGAAAGCGAACTAGTGGGTGAATTGATTTCCCATTTCCAGACGACCCCTGAGTCACCTTGGAAGCGGGAAGTTGCCGTAAACATCGGAGGGCGCGAGTTAAAGTTATTATTGAGCGCGATTGGGCTACCATCCCACGATGACAAAGAATTTGGCTTTGTGGCTGTAATCGAAGACATTACTGAACTGGAAAAAATGCAACGTATGGCTGCATGGCGAGAAGTTGCCCGACGCATTGCGCATGAAATCAAAAATCCACTTACCCCGATCAAGCTGTCTGCTCAGCGATTGCAGCGCAAGTACGGCAAACAGATTGAAGAACCGGCATTCAGCCAATGCACTAATCTGATTGTAAAAGAAGTAGAAGAACTCCAAAACATGGTGCAGGAATTCTCCGCTTTTGCAAAATTACCGGAAGTAATGCTTGCACCGGGAGAAATTGACCCGCTGCTGCAAGAGCTTGTTACGCTCTATAAAAACTCGCACACTAAAATAAGTTGGAATTATCAACGACTGAACGAGATTCCAATAATTCAGATGGACAGTTCCGCACTAAAACGCGTGTTTATGAATATTATGTCTAATGCCGCAGAAATTCTTAGCGGAAACGACAATGCAACAGTGACTGTCACCCTTGAACACAAACAAGCACGAGGGCTTGTTCGCATTGATGTCGAAGATAACGGTCCGGGGCTCACTCAGGAAGAGCGTTCAAGACTGTTTGAGCCGTATTTCTCACACAAAAAAGGTGGCACAGGACTTGGATTAACCATTGTGAAATCCATCATCAGCGACCATCGAGGCTACGTGCGGGCAAACAGTCCTGAGCACGGTGGAACCATTGTCACGGTAGAGCTTCCTGTGGTATAGTACGAGAGGCACACAATCTCGTAACTATTCCAAACCTCGAACAAGAGGGAGCCAGAAACAATGCGCGTTGTACTTCTAGGTGGTTCGGGTTTCATAGGTAGAGCACTCACAAGTCGACTGCTTGATAATAATGCTCATGTTGTTGTTACATCACGTAACCCTGAACGTGGCAGGTATCTTATTCCTGAAGGACATTCTTTCCACGTTGATTTTGCATTGTGGGATGGAAAAAGTCCTGACCAGCTTGCACCGCACATTAAATCTGCTGATGCGGTTGTTAATTTAATCGGGTCAAGCATAGGGGATGGACGCTGGACAGATGAGCGTAAAGCGCTGATCCATGACTCACGTGTATCTGCTGGAACAGGGCTATGTAATGCCGTTTCAATGCTTGATGATAAACCCAAAGTTGTCATTCAGGCTTCAGCTATCGGGTACTACGGTTCACAGCCGACATCACCGGAAGAACAATATGTAACAGAAAGCAGTCCAGCTGGTCAGGGATTTCTCGCCTCTGTTTGTAAAGACTGGGAAAACTCTACAGCCTGCATGGATATCAGCGGAAGCCGCCGAGTTATCATTCGTACAGGTCTAGTACTGGGTGACGGCGGGGTACTGCAAAAATTCCTTACACCGTTCCGTATGGGCATGGGTGGACCTTTAGGAAGTGGTCATCAGGTAATGTCCTGGATTCACATCCAAGATCAAGTTGATGCCATTATCCATTTAATCAACACGCCATCCTGCGAAGGCGCCTTCAACCTTACCTCACCTTATCCAGAAACAATGACAGACTTTTGCAGCGCACTCGGCACAGTGCTCGGCAAACCTTCATGGTTACGCGTTCCTGCTGCTGTATTGCGCATGGCGATGGGTGAAATGGCAGAAGAACTTATTTTGCAGGGTCAACGTGTTCTGCCCGAAAAATTGCTCGATTCCGGTTTCTGTTTCTCGTATCCGTCACTTACTGACGCGTTAAAAAATATTCTCAATCGCTAGTGCAGCATACTTTCTAGTCCGTTTAATACCTATGGAGCTTCTATGCCTCAGTCCAAGGCACGTATATTAATTATTGATGATGAAGAGGGAATCCGCTTTTCACTTAGAGGAATTCTGGAAGACGAAAACTACACCGTTGATGAAGCTGCCAGTGGCGAACTGGGGCTGGAAGCTATTAAAAATGAATCGCCCGATCTAGTTTTCCTCGACATCTGGCTGCCCGGCATGGACGGTATGGAAGTTCTTACAAGCATCAAACAACACGACAAGTCGCTTCCCGTTATTATGATATCCGGACACGGTAACATTGAGACAGCCGTCAACGCTATCAAATATGGAGCGCACGACTTTATCGAAAAGCCTCTTTCATTAGAAAAGGTCGTCATTGCTGCGGACAAAGCACTCGAGTTTCAAAATTTACGTAAAGAAAACCTCGCCCTCAAATCCCGCATACGCACAGAACAAAATGTCGAAATTACTGGGGACTCACCGCCCGTAATCGAACTTCGGGAACAAATTGAGCGTGTCGCACCTACCGATGCGTGGGTCTTAATAACTGGCGAGAATGGCACGGGTAAAGAAATCGCTGCCCGCTCTATTCACGCGCATTCACGCAGAGCGGATAACCCTCTTGTTGCCGTGAACTGTGCAGCAATTCCGGAAGAGCTTATTGAATCAGAGCTATTTGGACATGAACGAGGTGCTTTTACAGGAGCAGACCAGTCCAAAACCGGTAAATTTGAAATGGCAAACAACGGCACGTTGTTTCTCGATGAAATTGGCGACATGAGTATGAAAACGCAGGCAAAAATCCTGCGTATTCTTCAAGAACAGTCATTTGAACGGGTTGGCGGTAACAAAACTATCAAAGTCAATGTGCGTGTTATTGCGGCAACAAACAAAAAGCTGGAAGATGAAATACGTGAAGGAAATTTCCGTGAAGACCTCTACTACAGGCTACGGGTATTTCCTATTTATGTTCCACCTCTTAGGGTTCGTGGGACGGACATAATTACGCTTATCGAGCGATTTATCACAACGCTTGTTGCAAAGCATGGCTTCAAGCCGCTCACCTTTGATGATGACGCCACAAACGCCTTGCTTCAATACGGCTGGCCGGGCAATGTCCGTGAACTTAAAAACTTTACAGAACGAATGCTGATTATGTACGGCGGAAAAAATGTTACCGCTAAAATGCTACCGCCAGAATTTCTGCAATTCATGCCCCAACCTTCAACTGATTGCGACCAACTTATTACTGGTGGCTCCGTTGATTTTAAAGAAGCACGCAACCGTTTTGAAGCAGCTTTCCTCGAATCAAAACTTAAAGAATACGATGGCAATATTACGCGCCTAGCAGAAGCCATCGGTCTTGAGCGAAGTTA
The DNA window shown above is from Halodesulfovibrio sp. and carries:
- a CDS encoding methyl-accepting chemotaxis protein, which encodes MSIKKLLLLGFCTTIGLSLLIGIVGYKSAYNASEQINELIHADMAFREQTLTIRNLIQRHRRYEKNIFINIGNAEQQKSYFQKLEHVSQETQQELKTISQLEPTVVELTTEERSAIQNLEPYYKAYLQGVKQVARQAMSQDITPSEANERMMPFKKPFHDMEDSLRELGESSHNILIAEGKESMDLLHESELMLIGICCLVLVFGIAIAAYIFRAINGPLTQLTSFANRVADGNLNAETESSFTGEMAVLHNSINRMILVLKEKLGFAEGVLNAIPSPCGIVGPDFTMLWVNQQLLNLLEKKGSPESYKGIVSGELYWDDATKETLSDRAIKERKPLHLTCERPLKSGESLMIDATTTPVYDLNGEILGSVSFWYDLTEVTAQKKIIEEQNERISNAAQEASSIADQVAAEASQLEMQVNQTTQGTAIQSDRIGETAAAVEEMNATTLEVASNAARAAEAADTSQHIASKGAEIVQDVVQTTEEVQQYAQEMRSTITELGTQAQSIGNIINVINDIADQTNLLALNAAIEAARAGEAGRGFAVVADEVRKLAEKTMQATNEVETVVRGIQTSSGSTLEQMEKVASHIEHNTELTVDAGEALAQIVEAGTQTADRVRSIATASEQQSAASEQIARSSDEVNALAQETSQGMQEASQAVTALAMLSQKLEAVMREIQQ
- the rbsD gene encoding D-ribose pyranase; the protein is MKKATLIHSEISYVIAKMGHYDAITICDAGLPIPSNVQRIDLAVTQGIPSFMDTLKAIASEMEIESVELAEEFQKASPDLHETVTDYIALLAKLRRKKITTTYSNYEKFKKHTKQSLAIIRTGECTPYANITLKSGVVF
- a CDS encoding DUF4390 domain-containing protein, with the translated sequence MTRASSSLRTLLLAAMALFFFCVSSPSPAHASSQEMRLTSFRLSETDGALMLNFGVGVTQMDQLRLLLTEGVQVELFCHVNLSKPRSYWFGKGLAETSIASRLYYDTLTKDYFLTLPDNNAPHRNKSLPKLIEGAWKSITLPVGSTTLMTSGDDYRVTLDVEMVNTDVPEWLSKSFFFWSWDPAPPIQYSTDFTY
- a CDS encoding ATP-binding protein, coding for MTPTDQGTIIVNAIDAREKKRRKRELIVAAVVFLVIITLTWIELKYLGVDSYFFLALFNLNFILVLLILFIVLRNGVKLILERRRKVLGSHLRTRLVLVFMCLSLIPTALMFVISTQFVQTSVDYWFKNQVETSMETALDIGQAFYADSLNDLEHFSVNIIDQIRKRKFAWGGKGMDSFLEEKRSEYNLTVVGVMSPKRTEQNWHGKKDIEKVWEETKSRINWGNLEKDPRFWSLIWPGAASDYAVGVLPVDEGKTGYLVLVRSIGKDTMFKLDRIVRGLDEYKKLRTLKRPLKITLYFILGVVTLLIILGAMWFGFRLAKELVEPILALGKATERISKGDLSVRLEDTSNDELGVLVGSFNRMAEDLEQSRNSITDANTKLEHQNLEKEQRNRYIEAVLDNTAAGVVSVDSLGRISTINKAAASMFGVSAQSLIGWNVHTLMKTRVESELVGELISHFQTTPESPWKREVAVNIGGRELKLLLSAIGLPSHDDKEFGFVAVIEDITELEKMQRMAAWREVARRIAHEIKNPLTPIKLSAQRLQRKYGKQIEEPAFSQCTNLIVKEVEELQNMVQEFSAFAKLPEVMLAPGEIDPLLQELVTLYKNSHTKISWNYQRLNEIPIIQMDSSALKRVFMNIMSNAAEILSGNDNATVTVTLEHKQARGLVRIDVEDNGPGLTQEERSRLFEPYFSHKKGGTGLGLTIVKSIISDHRGYVRANSPEHGGTIVTVELPVV
- a CDS encoding TIGR01777 family oxidoreductase yields the protein MRVVLLGGSGFIGRALTSRLLDNNAHVVVTSRNPERGRYLIPEGHSFHVDFALWDGKSPDQLAPHIKSADAVVNLIGSSIGDGRWTDERKALIHDSRVSAGTGLCNAVSMLDDKPKVVIQASAIGYYGSQPTSPEEQYVTESSPAGQGFLASVCKDWENSTACMDISGSRRVIIRTGLVLGDGGVLQKFLTPFRMGMGGPLGSGHQVMSWIHIQDQVDAIIHLINTPSCEGAFNLTSPYPETMTDFCSALGTVLGKPSWLRVPAAVLRMAMGEMAEELILQGQRVLPEKLLDSGFCFSYPSLTDALKNILNR
- a CDS encoding sigma-54 dependent transcriptional regulator, which produces MPQSKARILIIDDEEGIRFSLRGILEDENYTVDEAASGELGLEAIKNESPDLVFLDIWLPGMDGMEVLTSIKQHDKSLPVIMISGHGNIETAVNAIKYGAHDFIEKPLSLEKVVIAADKALEFQNLRKENLALKSRIRTEQNVEITGDSPPVIELREQIERVAPTDAWVLITGENGTGKEIAARSIHAHSRRADNPLVAVNCAAIPEELIESELFGHERGAFTGADQSKTGKFEMANNGTLFLDEIGDMSMKTQAKILRILQEQSFERVGGNKTIKVNVRVIAATNKKLEDEIREGNFREDLYYRLRVFPIYVPPLRVRGTDIITLIERFITTLVAKHGFKPLTFDDDATNALLQYGWPGNVRELKNFTERMLIMYGGKNVTAKMLPPEFLQFMPQPSTDCDQLITGGSVDFKEARNRFEAAFLESKLKEYDGNITRLAEAIGLERSYLYRKLRSYSIQSD